The Equus quagga isolate Etosha38 chromosome 12, UCLA_HA_Equagga_1.0, whole genome shotgun sequence genome includes a region encoding these proteins:
- the BHLHE23 gene encoding class E basic helix-loop-helix protein 23: protein MSARPPSQPSGPGGATMAELKSLSGDAYLALSHGYAAAAAAAGLAYGAARGPEAARGYGAPGPGGDLPEAPGPRGAGAAAESSGEQSGDEDDAFEQRRRRRGPGGAADGRRRPREQRSLRLSINARERRRMHDLNDALDGLRAVIPYAHSPSVRKLSKIATLLLAKNYILMQAQALDEMRRLVAFLNQGPGLATPVAAAPLTPFGQAAVYPFSAAAALPCPDKCASFSGTPSALCKHCNEKP, encoded by the coding sequence ATGAGCGCCCGCCCGCCCAGCCAGCCCTCGGGCCCCGGCGGCGCGACCATGGCCGAGCTCAAGTCGCTGTCCGGGGACGCGTATCTGGCGCTGAGCCACGGCtacgcggcggcggcggcggcggcaggccTTGCCTACGGGGCGGCCCGGGGGCCCGAGGCGGCCCGCGGCTACGGTGCGCCGGGTCCGGGCGGCGACCTCCCCGAGGCGCCCGGGCCCCGTGGTGCGGGCGCGGCGGCCGAGAGCAGCGGCGAGCAGAGCGGCGACGAGGACGACGCCTTcgagcagcggcggcggcggcgcgggccgGGGGGCGCGGCGGACGGGCGGCGGCGGCCCCGGGAGCAGCGCTCGCTGCGGCTGAGCATCAACGCGCGCGAGCGGCGGCGTATGCACGACCTGAACGACGCGCTGGACGGGCTGCGCGCCGTCATTCCCTACGCGCACAGCCCGTCGGTGCGCAAGCTGTCCAAGATCGCCACGCTGCTGCTCGCCAAGAACTACATCCTCATGCAGGCGCAGGCCCTGGACGAGATGCGGCGCCTCGTGGCCTTCCTCAACCAGGGCCCCGGCTTGGCCACGCCCGTGGCCGCCGCGCCCTTGACGCCCTTCGGCCAGGCCGCCGTGTACCCTTTCTCAGCGGCCGCCGCGCTGCCCTGCCCAGACAAGTGCGCCTCCTTCTCCGGGACGCCCTCGGCGCTTTGCAAACACTGTAACGAGAAGCCGTAA